In Erigeron canadensis isolate Cc75 chromosome 7, C_canadensis_v1, whole genome shotgun sequence, one DNA window encodes the following:
- the LOC122609283 gene encoding uncharacterized protein LOC122609283 → MSSPTNSSCFRRPFSVTSTMITAGCRQRFLLRALFSGVLFFLARQLYLISTTTTTVTTTTATTTGNFYTFEAEIDEKLVNYYSKTFQDLMENRYLTDESRTLTIGTQMIQYTTALKQMGFKNPKSTKKIVFLPFTNDTFDFQFSSHTGLDCSADPGQFSSELTRTLKNEGFLVIHTESNDSYSLNSLLDLFDSFRLIRVREIGVQHWTIPGIREIVLKKQKGVHRRRKNLAGICSIPAYKKELIRNLEPLIENEPLKPWIEFKKNLKNIKYLSTLVNISFKTRYVYIDVGSRNYGSSIGNWFKKHYPKQNKMFEVFAVEADKRFHQEYKSKKKITLLPYAAWVRNESLFFEINRAPNNGNGEKEIGMGRVQTAHTSTSFMGDLNKIQGFDFSDWVKSSFGEKDFVVMKMDVEGTEFDLVKKMVETGAICLVDEVFLECHYNRWQRCCEGERSRKYQKVYKDCLELFSSLREKGVLVHQWF, encoded by the coding sequence ATGTCATCACCAACAAACTCTTCTTGTTTCCGGCGACCATTTTCCGTTACTTCCACCATGATCACCGCCGGCTGCCGGCAAAGATTCCTTCTCCGGGCACTTTTTTCCGGCGTTCTGTTTTTTCTTGCAAGACAACTTTACCTCatttccaccaccaccacaaccgtcaccaccaccacagcCACCACCACCGGAAACTTCTACACTTTCGAAGCCGAAATCGACGAAAAACTAGTAAACTACTACTCGAAAACCTTCCAAGATTTGATGGAAAACCGATATTTAACCGATGAATCAAGAACTCTCACCATTGGAACCCAAATGATACAATATACAACAGCATTGAAACAAATGGGTTTCAAGAACCCGAAATCGACTAAAAAGATCGTTTTTCTTCCGTTTACAAACGATACATTCGATTTCCAGTTTTCGAGTCACACGGGTCTTGATTGCTCTGCAGACCCAGGTCAGTTTTCGTCCGAATTAACAAGAACTTTGAAAAATGAAGGCTTTCTTGTGATCCATACAGAATCTAATGATTCGTATAGTTTGAATTCGTTATTGGATTTATTCGATTCGTTTAGATTGATTCGAGTTAGGGAAATTGGGGTTCAACATTGGACAATTCCGGGTATTCGAGAAATCGTGTTGAAAAAGCAAAAAGGGGTTCACCGGAGAAGAAAGAATTTAGCCGGAATTTGTTCAATTCCCGCTTATAAAAAGGAATTGATAAGAAATTTGGAACCTTTAATTGAAAATGAGCCATTAAAGCCTTGGATTGAGTTcaagaaaaatttgaaaaatattaagTATCTTAGTACATTGGTGAATATAAGCTTTAAAACGCGATACGTGTATATCGATGTAGGATCAAGAAACTATGGATCAAGTATTGGAAATTGGTTCAAAAAGCATTACCCAAAACAGAACAAAATGTTTGAAGTTTTCGCGGTTGAGGCGGATAAAAGGTTTCATCAAGAGTATAAGTCTAAAAAAAAGATAACCCTTTTGCCATATGCAGCTTGGGTAAGAAATGAGtcattattttttgaaattaatcGGGCCCCGAATAATGGAAATGGAGAGAAAGAGATAGGAATGGGTCGTGTTCAAACGGCGCATACGTCTACTAGTTTTATGGGGGATTTGAATAAGATTCAAGGGTTTGATTTTTCGGATTGGGTGAAGAGTAGTTTTGGGGAAAAAGATTTTGTGGTGATGAAGATGGATGTTGAAGGGACGGAATTCGATTTGGTTAAGAAAATGGTTGAAACCGGGGCGATTTGTTTGGTTGATGAAGTGTTTCTTGAATGTCATTATAATAGATGGCAAAGATGTTGTGAGGGTGAAAGGAGTAGAAAGTATCAAAAAGTGTATAAAGATTGTTTAGAGTTGTTTAGTTCATTGAGGGAGAAAGGTGTTTTGGTTCATCAATGGTTTTGA
- the LOC122609284 gene encoding probable WRKY transcription factor 33: MVLLQHKLRKTVLVAFYVIYGYKIYIYTSINNSLSISITTSSTSNTTTSPPPLLPFSFMSSFSDQIPAARTTTGLAARISDRISSGVPKFKSLPPPSLPISPPAVSPSSYFAIPAGLSPAELLDSPVLLSSSNIFPSPTTGSFPFNGFNWKSLNNNIQNQEQNIKKEHKSFLDFSFQPQLNQSTEQPIWNNQKPKDHQDSKSLGQSDHEYPSQVQSFSPEISTIQTESNSQTQSLQSGYTNNSNNTNYNNQTLNKKSEDGYNWRKYGQKQVKGSENPRSYYKCTYLNCSMKKKLETNLDGQITEIVYKGNHNHPKPQSTRRSSTSNSLGSNNLQMSLVSNNNNDHELVHDYPEQSYVSNGSGQFDSVATPENSSVGDDEFDRSRSRSGGDDLDEDEQPEAKRWKASENEGISMIGGTRTVREPRVVVQTTSDIDILDDGYRWRKYGQKVVKGNPNPRSYYKCTSLGCSVRKHVERASQDLRSVITTYEGKHNHDVPMPRGSGHRLQPTNNSNNVPTMAIKPLAMSHYQPNNHMADQGFRFSPSLDNQAPFTLEMLQNPGSFKFSRFENALKSNYIDQQHDSDRAFTGTKEEPRDDMFLESLLF, encoded by the exons ATGGTATTGCTGCAACACAAGTTAAGAAAAACCGTTTTAGTTGCGTTTTACGTCATTTACGG AtacaaaatctatatctatacatctatAAATAATTCACTCTCTATTTCCATAACGACTTCTTCAACTTCAAATACCACaacttctcctcctcctcttcttcctttttctttcatGTCTTCTTTTTCCGACCAAATTCCGGCAGCCCGAACAACCACCGGACTCGCCGCCCGGATCTCCGACAGAATCAGCTCCGGCGTACCTAAATTCAAATCCCTCCCACCACCTTCACTGCCCATCTCCCCGCCGGCCGTCTCGCCGTCTTCTTACTTTGCTATTCCGGCCGGTTTGTCTCCGGCTGAGCTTCTTGACTCCCCtgttcttctttcttcttctaat attTTTCCATCTCCAACAACTGGTTCTTTCCCATTTAATGGATTTAATTGGAAGAGTTTAAACAATAATATTCAAAACCAAGAACAGAACATCAAAAAGGAGCATAAAAGCTTCTTAGATTTCTCTTTTCAACCACAGTTAAATCAATCCACT GAGCAACCAATATGGAACAATCAGAAACCAAAAGACCATCAAGATTCGAAATCTTTAGGGCAATCAGATCATGAATATCCATCTCAAGTTCAAAGCTTTTCACCTGAAATCTCAACAATACAAACAGAATCCAACTCACAAACACAAAGTTTACAATCAGGTTATACAAATAATAGTAACAATACTAATTACAACAATCAGACACTGAATAAGAAATCAGAAGATGGATATAACTGGAGAAAATATGGGCAAAAACAAGTGAAAGGAAGTGAGAATCCTAGAAGTTATTATAAGTGTACTTATCTGAATTGTTCGATGAAAAAGAAACTTGAGACTAATTTAGATGGACAGATTACTGAGATTGTTTATAAGGGTAATCATAATCATCCTAAACCTCAATCTACTCGAAGATCATCCACATCTAATTCACTGGGTTCGAATAATTTACAAATGAGTTTGGTTtcgaataataataatgatcatGAACTAGTTCATGATTACCCTGAGCAGTCTTATGTTTCTAATGGTTCTGGGCAGTTTGATTCTGTTGCTACACCGGAGAACTCGTCTGTTGGAGACGATGAGTTTGACCGAAGTAGGAGCAGATCAGGTGGGgatgatcttgatgaagatgagCAGCCTGAAGCCAAAAGATG GAAAGCATCAGAAAACGAAGGTATATCGATGATTGGAGGAACTAGGACAGTACGAGAACCCAGGGTTGTGGTTCAAACCACGAGTGATATTGATATACTTGATGACGGATACAGATGGAGAAAATACGGGCAAAAGGTTGTCAAGGGGAACCCTAATCCAAG GAGTTACTATAAATGTACGAGTCTTGGTTGTTCCGTAAGGAAACACGTTGAGCGCGCGTCTCAAGACTTGAGGTCTGTGATAACTACTTACGAAGGAAAACACAACCATGATGTCCCAATGCCTCGTGGCTCTGGCCATCGGTTGCAGCCCACCAATAATAGCAACAATGTGCCCACTATGGCCATTAAGCCTTTGGCCATGTCGCATTACCAACCTAACAATCATATGGCAGACCAGGGGTTTAGGTTCTCTCCATCATTAGATAATCAAGCACCATTTACATTAGAAATGTTGCAAAATCCTGGAAGTTTCAAATTCTCACGATTCGAAAATGCCTTAAAATCCAACTACATTGATCAACAACACGATTCAGATAGAGCGTTCACCGGAACCAAAGAGGAACCCCGTGACGACATGTTCTTGGAGTCATTACTATTCTAA